A genomic window from Bartonella apihabitans includes:
- a CDS encoding YadA-like family protein — translation MNSTALAGYACVTKEGRDPSTGSRFIPGTPAHEDCDNSAGNNGSCHTVPATPGSTVGGGVVACLPKSVIDNGERMVQDGHTWILKPDGQWLNYDAYPYEYVETGEGGDGGAKDKEQDGRLDGHDQQIANINAKDKEQDGRLDGHDQQIANINAKDKEQDGRLDGHDQQIAKIEDGAVFYNRDSDGKKTGGVTLNDGVSKNGVRVGNVADAKDGRDAVNLNQIKQSLGGDSRTDAEGNYLGPKYTVGGVDYGNVGDALAAGNALAVQYTPDANGKPTNEIKLSGDGTGAPVGITNVAAGVNAKDAVNKGQLDGVIGALGGGAKIDQHGSVIAPTYNIGGHGYNDVGSALAATDGRINEMSAYNAKQFSRMDGRITDVRNDARAGIAGASALAAMRYDDRPGKISVATGFGGYKDHQAMSAGVGYTTADGVFRMNAGASYDFQADGTAWNVGLGWTLN, via the coding sequence GTGAACTCGACGGCATTGGCGGGTTATGCATGTGTAACCAAAGAAGGTAGAGATCCAAGTACTGGTTCAAGATTTATACCAGGAACACCAGCACACGAAGATTGCGATAATAGTGCTGGCAATAATGGTAGCTGCCACACAGTCCCAGCCACTCCGGGCAGTACAGTCGGGGGCGGAGTAGTAGCCTGCCTTCCCAAGAGCGTTATAGACAATGGCGAACGCATGGTACAGGACGGGCACACTTGGATTTTAAAGCCGGACGGCCAATGGCTTAATTACGACGCGTATCCATACGAATACGTAGAAACCGGCGAGGGCGGCGACGGTGGTGCGAAAGACAAAGAACAAGACGGTCGTCTCGATGGGCATGATCAACAGATAGCTAACATTAATGCTAAAGACAAAGAACAAGACGGTCGTCTCGATGGGCATGATCAACAGATAGCTAACATTAATGCTAAAGACAAAGAACAAGACGGTCGTCTCGATGGGCATGATCAACAGATAGCAAAAATAGAAGACGGCGCAGTATTTTATAACCGTGACAGCGACGGGAAAAAAACCGGCGGCGTGACGCTCAACGATGGTGTGAGTAAAAATGGTGTTCGTGTTGGCAATGTGGCCGATGCGAAAGACGGGCGTGATGCAGTGAATTTAAACCAAATCAAGCAGTCGCTTGGCGGTGACAGCAGAACGGACGCGGAAGGTAATTATCTCGGACCAAAATACACAGTCGGTGGGGTCGATTATGGCAACGTCGGCGATGCATTGGCCGCAGGAAATGCATTGGCAGTGCAATATACGCCGGATGCAAATGGCAAACCAACGAACGAAATCAAACTCAGCGGAGACGGAACAGGAGCGCCCGTCGGAATCACCAATGTAGCAGCGGGCGTGAATGCAAAAGACGCGGTTAATAAAGGCCAGCTCGACGGCGTTATTGGCGCATTGGGAGGTGGCGCAAAAATAGATCAGCACGGCAGCGTGATAGCACCGACGTATAATATTGGCGGACATGGTTACAATGATGTTGGAAGCGCATTGGCTGCAACGGATGGCCGAATTAACGAAATGTCTGCGTACAATGCAAAACAATTTAGTAGAATGGATGGTCGCATTACGGACGTGCGAAACGATGCACGAGCCGGTATAGCTGGAGCTAGTGCACTAGCAGCGATGCGTTATGACGATCGACCAGGCAAAATCAGTGTTGCTACGGGTTTTGGTGGCTACAAAGATCATCAAGCTATGTCGGCAGGAGTTGGATATACAACAGCGGATGGCGTATTCCGCATGAATGCCGGTGCGAGCTATGACTTCCAAGCGGATGGCACGGCGTGGAACGTC
- a CDS encoding helix-turn-helix domain-containing protein, whose protein sequence is MTKMKKKLEQTAKTNKKISKNNHHVGRRAAPTTEFSIKLGELLKKARERKQLRQADVAKALGLAIAVYGRYERGEATLTVARLLEICKITGISPFDIIFDLDPTVLNDNVETANNIHVIQNRINNMTAEQLKVLLSLTVAFDRSDNETQK, encoded by the coding sequence ATGACGAAAATGAAGAAAAAACTGGAGCAGACTGCAAAAACAAATAAAAAAATAAGTAAAAACAATCATCATGTTGGTCGTCGTGCCGCGCCGACAACAGAATTTTCAATAAAATTAGGGGAATTACTAAAAAAAGCGCGAGAGCGGAAGCAGTTGCGACAAGCGGATGTTGCAAAAGCTCTCGGCCTCGCAATAGCAGTCTACGGACGATATGAAAGGGGAGAAGCGACACTTACCGTGGCGCGGCTGCTAGAGATATGTAAAATAACGGGTATTTCGCCTTTCGATATAATATTTGACCTAGACCCAACTGTCCTGAATGACAATGTCGAAACAGCAAATAATATTCATGTTATTCAAAACCGCATCAACAACATGACGGCCGAACAGCTAAAAGTACTGCTTTCCTTAACCGTAGCGTTCGATCGTAGTGATAACGAAACGCAAAAATAA